One part of the Quercus lobata isolate SW786 chromosome 7, ValleyOak3.0 Primary Assembly, whole genome shotgun sequence genome encodes these proteins:
- the LOC115953154 gene encoding uncharacterized protein LOC115953154, whose translation MEGGPGHRLSAPCWGRRVIANNKKRVRGGDGCINSVKKLHRREISSNRNRAFSITNAQERFRNMRLMEEYDTHDPKGHNSPVLPFLMKRAKVIEIVAARDIVFALAHSGVCAAFSRETNQRICFLNVCHDEVIRSLFYNKNNDSLITVSVYASDNFSSLKCRSTRIEYIRRGKPDAGFPLFESESLKWPGFVEFDDVNGKVLTYSAQDSIYKVFDLKNYTMLYSISDKHVQEIKISPGIMLLIFNRASSHVPLKILSIEDGTVLKSFNHLLHRNKKVDFIEQFNEKLLVKQENENLQILDVRNAELMEVSRAEFMTPSAFIFLYENQLFLTFRDRTVAVWNFRGELVTSFEDHLLWHPDCNTNNIYITSDQDLIISYCKADSDEQWMEGNAGSINISNILTGKCLAKINATNGIPKGDECSTSAGSSKKQDYSKVRSTVAEALEDITALFYDEERNEIYTGNRHGLVHVWSN comes from the exons ATGGAAGGCGGCCCCGGGCATCGGTTGTCGGCGCCGTGCTGGGGCAGAAGGGTAATAGCGAATAACAAGAAGAGAGTGAGAGGAGGAGACGGGTGCATAAACAGCGTTAAGAAGCTTCACCGCCGCGAGATTTCTTCGAACCGCAATCGCGCTTTTTCCATCACCAATGCTCAGGAGAGATTCCGCAACATGCGTTTGATGGAAGAGTATGACACTCACGATCCGAAGGGTCACAATTCCCCAGTTTTGCCTTTCTTGATGAAGAGAGCCAAAGTCATTGAGATTGTTGCTGCCCGTGACATTGTCTTCGCTTTAGCCCATTCTGGCGTCTGTGCTGCTTTCAGTAGAG AGACAAACCAAAGGATATGTTTTTTGAATGTGTGTCATGATGAAGTCATTCGgagtttgttttataataagaacAATGACTCCCTTATTACTGTCTCTGTTTACGCTTCTGACAACTTCAGTTCTTTGAAATGTAGATCCACAAGGATTGA ATACATTCGGAGGGGAAAGCCGGATGCGGGTTTTCCTCTTTTTGAGTCTGAGTCTTTAAAGTGGCCTGGGTTTGTAGAGTTTGATGATGTTAATGGAAAGGTGCTAACCTACTCTGCACAAGATAG TATATACAAGGTGTTTGACCTGAAAAACTATACAATGCTTTACTCTATTTCGGATAAACATGTGCAAGAAATCAAGATCAG TCCTGGAATCATGTTATTGATTTTCAATAGAGCTAGCAGTCATGTTCCTCTTAAGATTCTATCAATAGAAGATGGCACAGTTCTCAAATCATTCAATCATCTACTTCATCGAAACAAGAAGGTGGACTTCATTGAACAATTCAATGAAAAGCTTCTTGTCaagcaagaaaatgaaaatcttcAGATTCTCGAT GTTCGAAATGCCGAGCTGATGGAAGTTAGCAGAGCTGAGTTCATGACTCCGTCTgcatttatctttctttatgaGAACCAGTTATTCCTGACATTCAGAGATCGAACTGTTGCTGTTTGGAACTTTCGTGGGGAGCTTGTGACTTCATTTGAGGATCACCTTTTATGGCATCCAGACTGCAACacaaataacatatatattacAAGTGACCAGGATCTTATTATATCTTACTGCAAGGCTGATTCTGATGAACAATGGATGGAAGGAAATG CTGGGTCTATCAATATCAGCAACATCTTGACTGGGAAGTGCCTAGCTAAAATAAATGCCACCAACGGCATTCCCAAGGGTGATGAGTGTAGCACCAGTGCTGGCAGCTCAAAGAAGCAGGATTACTCCAAAGTGAGAAGCACAGTTGCAGAGGCTTTGGAAGACATTACTGCCCTTTTCTATGATGAAGAACGGAATGAGATATATACTGGTAACAGGCATGGTCTGGTTCATGTGTGGTCTAACTGA